AAGGCCTGTCTCTTGTACCAGCTTAGCCTTGTCTTCCTCTTGCATAAGTACAAATTAACCACAAAAGAAAATCCAGTGTCACTATTTAGTACAGTAGGAGCACAATTTCAATAAGCAGAAAAAAGTTATGCCTATATCTAGACGAATTTTTCAAACTTCTAGCTAACGCCAAGTTAACTTTTGGATCTACCAAGTGAAAGCCACTAGATGCATTACATGTTACTGGTCATAGATGACGATTCATTTGAATTATTAGCACAAAATTTATCTTAAAAGAAAACACCACGCGCAAAAGAATGTGTTTCCGGGTTCATCACCTGAACCAATTAAAGCTTCAGTTTGGGTGAATTATACTTTTCTTGTGATCATTTCTGTACTCACAAGAGTGCTAACGTACAACTGATGCTATTTAATTAGTCTGCAGGTCACGAAAATTGAGAATTAAAAGCTTACAGTGGGGTATGGCCACTTTGAATGTGATTGCCACCAAGCTTTCAAGACGGAGGTAGTATCGCCAGGGAGTTTTCCTGCCCTTCTCTTTCGAAGAATTTCCTCCCTTATATCCACAAGTTTTTCCTTGTAACCCTATTTATGATGAGTTGAACAGAGTTAGATTAAGTCAATAGAGgccatcaaaatatatatagctCATGAATAACTAGTTATCTTAACTTGTTTCAACTCGTGCTTTAACTCCTGCCTCACACGCTCCATCAATGACCTCTCACTCTCTGTTGGGAGACCAAAGCCCATGCTATCATGACCATCTAAACTTCCATCAAACAAATTGGCATCACTCTCCACCTGCTCATCTTCATCATCGGACATTGTTGCGCCTGTACCCTTTCCTGGAGAAGCTCCTGTGTAAGCAAACAACACTATTAACTTAATTAGTAAATGGCTAAATGTTACTATATAGTTTACAGTGTATCAAGGTAACTTAACCAGGTCAGCCAGAAAAATCTAGGGTAAAAGATACAAAGAAGAGATAACTGTGATAAGGTTAACAGGAAGTAATTTCAAGCTTTCAACATCCCCAAAAGATTCACAAAGATCTCTAGATCTTCTATTAGGTAGtacaaagtaaaaataaaacaagaaagaaacatgtgaaaagttaaaatttattAGATATCACACATAAGTTCTTAGATTAAGAATTGTTTGTGATCTTTGAGGAAAAAATAAGTGCATTTTACCATACTGATGAGGGGAGTACACGCATTACCAAGGTCATATTTTCTGCCATTCAATCAGTTTTTATCAGCGTCAAGGCTCAATGATGTATCAAACCAACTTGGAGGAAAATTCAATGTCCTTCAAAGAGATACAAGTCCAATTTAATATTGACAGTCTGtacttctcatttttcttcctcAATTGTATGACTGGCATGAGAAAACTAACATAAAGTGGTTCCATAAATAATCCTATTTGAAGCTTAAAACATCACTGAGAGAAGACTCAAAGATCTCAATAGTTTACATCAACGTGATGATCATTTGTTACTGTGTTTTCATGCTTCGGATTTCCAAGACCAACCACAGATGTTAGAACTGCCTAGTTTGATACTTCTAGCAGAATCGCCACATATATGTTTTAGAACTTACCCAACTTAATGTAAAAAGAGTGGCCAAAGTTTCTGTCACTGAAAATCAAAGGTtaaaaatttgaacaaaatgaCATGAAACTATATCCTACAGTTGTTCGGTTCTAGAAGGGCACGCTAAAAAATTGATAACAGATCTAGAATGTCAAGTCCAAAGAATGAAGTAGGTTCACATACTGCTTTTccttcccccaccccccccccccctccccacccccaaaacaaaaaaaaaacccttctcAATGTCTAACCGAGGTACAAAATGAGATGGAATTTCCCTGTTGTATAATGTTTGCAAAATTAATGGTCTGATAGGAtttgtttccttttattttggaTTGCTGCTGAcatctcttattccatgtttccAACATCATCTAGATCTAGCTCTTCCAAGTAAATTGAATAGAACaagtgaattatgaatattaggCAAATCATTACACAAAAGTCTCTCCATCTCTCCCTTGGACTCATGTATGCGACTTTGTGCCGGTAAAAAAGACCTAGCCTAAAGcaagagaataaataacaacatcGAGGTTATATGAGAGAGATAAGATAATGAAGTCTGAACTGAGATTGTGTGAAATTTTCATTGGAACAGTATTGAATCCAATAAGCAGGATAAGAATAGAATTCGATTTAGGTTGGATTATAGAGGAACCGAATCCATTAGATGTCGTTGTTATTTCTTGGATTGGGTTGGTCATATATGCAATATCATTTTCACAGTCCAAAcacattttcagaaaatattaaATCAGTAACAGAAAATCACAAATgtcatatataaataataagcatgaaaatgTCTTAAAATGAATAATGGATTACCAGTTAAGCTTTGCAACGACTACTCGATTTCCCAGCAAGCCATTAATGCTTCCATTGCATGAACAAGAacatgttgttgtagttgttttTTAAAAGAACAAAGCAATAGAACGTAATGTGTCTACAAAACAAAATGAGAGTAAAAATAAGCTCTAACATAAagctatttttaaatttattctgTGAATAAGAGATATTGCCCTAAGAGCAAGATGCAGCTAGTATAAACATCAAGGGACTATTCGTTTgaaagttattattttatttctttttatttttaaaccatTTGAAGAAACACACAAGTTCTAGCTACTCAGGCTGCATTCTTATAAAAATGTGTCACTTGGCAAAAAAAGATTACAAATTTCATTTTGTTAATTAACTCTGCTCTGGCTATATGCTGTTTTCCACATTTGACTAAGTTATAGAAACCTGGGATATGCTGATTTCTCACAGACCCTAAACCTAAAAAACTACTTTTCTTAATAAGCAACCGAACAGTATCTGGACTTACCACAACCTAGAATTTTTAACATTGAATGATATGACCCCACCTAGCTCAAGGCCATTCACTAGGAGTCAAGCAAGGGAGCTCCAAGAGATGCAAGCCATGTTCATGAAGAAAGGAGCCTTGGAATTGCTTGGAGAGAAGATTGCCAAAGCTTACAATGTTTGGAAAATAGCTTGGGAAGGCCTAGAAGACCAAGAGATGACCTCCTCTCAAAGTGGCTAGATGTTAAAGAGGTATAGTTTTGCAAACTGTGGGCGTTGGATGCAAATCTTGGCCAAGAATACAATTCTAGGCCAAAGATTCAAATTGGAGGCCACATTTGCAAGTTATGACTGTTGGATGAATGAAAACCCATGTTTGGAGTTAATTTTGCAAAGTGCCACTTTTGGGCCTTTGGTGTAAAGCCCTAGACTATAAATAGAAGACTtatcttattttcattttttggctTGAATTTTGAAGAACTTGGAGTGTAATAGATTGTTAGGTTATCTTAATATAATTTGTTTGGTTGCATAATTCTAAGTGTGATTCTTAGTTGCAAAGTGAATTGCTTATCTTCCATTGGAATCATTTGAGTTGCTCATGGAATCATTTgagttgctcatttgtggtCTTCCAACTTGGGTAATTCTTGAATTCCAAATTGCTAATGttcatgttacaccccgtatcttcgaagaagcacttatcaaatttgaaacataagtacgttgagttatggttaagtaaaaccactttggaatataaagagtaagcattattaagtatatttaatgagtgaaggatgtatataaagTATACCAGAAGATTTTATAAGGAgctgagtggaagaaatggagtagtacgactttggagaaaggatgggtaaagtttcgtgtgaaaattttggtccaacttgagggaagaatatctcttagcatatgaagtatTTTAAgatgtttcaaaagcctaaaatgaagttcgtcgagtctagtttctaacgaaACAAACTgttcatcgataggacatcggagtagagaattatggacgttacaagttcggctgacaaagcagaaaagCGTGCTACAGTAAACTGCTACAGTaatgctacagtgaccccgaccTCAATTTGAATCTTATAAAAGGGggaaaaccccatttttttcacaaaaatcaGATTGGGAGCTCAGCACCATAAAGGGCAATTTTGTCATAAAAAAAGTTGAGCgtttgagtgattttcaagtggcgAAGCGTTAATCAAGGCCCGGATAACGCagggttgtgattctagtattgttgtgcggtggattttagcgtggattcAAGTGGATATCGGAGATATtgttgttttaacaaaaataaggtatgaatctctttctatttacgtTAATACCGATTTATTCtcggagacaaagtcgttaaataattgtatagtaagttggttagttatggaagttggaaaacagcgtgtgggctgttttatggcacatGTTAGTGTTGgaagtgatgttgttaatgttggtattggtgttgttgttggttgctgaattacgattttgggctaggcatataaacagaggacatgctgccgaaattttggcagattctagaaagatttattcgaaggcttaggataagtatataacaatggacCTAATTATAGCATGAAAagtcttatatgtagatttcaagaccgGAAATAGGTGGAAGAGCCGAGACGTGAATTTTctggtatgttaaggctagtctctttcttctaaaggcatgattcctttcttatgaatccaatagatGTTTTCATGATCCCTTTttgtgaacccatacatgtttcctAAAAagttcttattctcaaaagctagggATTTGTGATACttagagttcttatgatgctaaagataagcatgttttatgatgatgatgattctatttctacaaattcctatgttataattccttacatgttttcataacctccttacttccaCAAGtcagaagttcatgattcaaaggcaccTTTCCGAccacaaatgttttccaaaatgtccgtattttcctaataatccataaatgctttgacaacaaaggaaatgttttcACAATattgatgtcaaaaatgagaatatttctatgacgattatgataatgatgatttcatgtttaaaagtcccaagcttatgatttcaatatgaatatgagaatgttgagctatttcttgattttcttaattttattcattgttgatgaatttatcTCATAATGCTTGTTCCTCCGAGATGAGACATAgacgatgatgattattccataatacaatcggaggttaccgaccttacgtcactctgatagagttacagtttttacttgagctcctatgcatgcttcatgttaggtatatgatgatgattacaccgtgcctagatggtagGCAAAGACCGCTAAGTCGGGTGGCTTATACACCGTGTTTAAATGGCACGGcgaccactagtgggcggcgtgagatggttaccccggacgcgggctaatgattatgcttatatatatatatatatatatatatatatatatatatatatatatatgttttctttaaagttaagcatgcatggtatctgccttaagaggtaatcatatgtacaggttatttccttacctcatgttatgctctatatttctcattatgttatttttcatgttcggtatctctttctatattattattcatgccttacatactcggtacattactcgtactgacatcctttttatactcggtacattactcgtactgacatcctttcttgtggacgctgcgttcatgcccgcaggttcagatagcCTGCCGAGTGAGCCAGACCAGTAGGACCTCTTTCTAGTTCCAGCCAGCAAGCTTTATTTTGACCGGAGCTCTATCCCCTTTGGTATGCCTTTtgacatgtacatatatgggtatggcagggccttaTCCTATCCGTTTTGTAGTctatattccatagaggtctgtggacagtgtatatatagtgggggtCGTCATGTGCTTTCAGTTGTCCCTTAATTTTGTGAACAGTATATACGGTGACCAAGTTGGTCTATGTTGTCATCCTCTGCTAGTATGCTTACATATGCATAtccatatgcatgttttgtggaATTCTAAGATAAGATCTATCGTATAAATGCTATCGTAAACGGTATCAGTGGAATATCAGTCAAAGTGGGCCACCAAGTTGTTTAGTATGGAGTGGAAATGAGTTTAGAGGTGCTCGATCAGTAGTGgtcgggtgctcgtcgcggctcatcaatttgggtcatgacagaactGACCACAAAATTCTAAAAGCCTCTATAGAAATGCAACTGTAACACGATCGTGACAAGGCCCCAGTCTACCCATACTGCATATACAAAAAACTCTAACCGTAGTTACTCTGAATGATATGGAGCTTACCACGCTGGCTGGTACTCAGCAAATCCCAGTGGTGCAATCCTCCTGATAACCTTtttgaacctgcgggcatgaacacagcgttccCAGGCAAAGAGACGTTAGTACGAAATAATATACCgcgtatgtaaggcagaaatgaaacATAACAATAACATGCTGTAAATAAGagggataagaatcaacctatAACCTCTGACTTACCGCTGAGAGCCATAACATGTTAATTACTACAATCAAGTaggtatatctatatatatctatCTTCTATGCTACTGTACTGACTACCTCATCATCATGACGCTGACTGCCTACTGATTAGTGGTAACTGCCTACTTGGCTGTAGCTCGGTGGTAACCGCCTAACTGCCTAGCCGGCCGTAGCTCGACGGTGAATGTATAACTGCCCATCCAGCCATTGCTCAGTGGTAAATATGTGTCTACCTATTCGTCTATAATCCGGTGGTAATGGCGCCTTTCCATCCGGCTATAACCCGGTGGTATGTATATGTCTGCCTATCTGGCTTATCCCGGTGGTAACTGAAGGTACATTGTTGCCCAACCGACCATAGCTCGGTGGTAACTAAAGTACTCTAATCAAGCCTGTGTACATactatgtatatctgcatactACCTCATATCCTGCTCTTACGAAACTACATAAGGATTAGGGAACTCTCTTCAAATCTTTTAAACTTCCtccggagtgacgtaaggtcattaCACCTTCGATTACGTTATGAATATCATCCTTATTACCATAAGTTGTACACGACTTAGAATTTGATATATAACATACGTGAACGATAGCACAAGGACATAAATAGCCTAGATGTCTCTGCTTACTAAGAACGGAATCTTCGTGGAATAACATTCGTCTATATCTAGattcatcataaaacatgccaaaagaaggaaaggattagccttaacataccttaatctCCTCAAGCTACAATACTTCCCAACACAAAGACATAATGGAGTTTAATCTGCATAAGCACAATAAGGCATATGGTTAATACCAGTCAAAGACTTAGGCGAATTTTCATGCTAGCAACTCATTTACATAAATCTGGGCAGCATCTACCCTATAACCTtaacttcctccaaattcatatatcaacaacaacaaccaaaaaaatcCAGCAAATATTGACGTCAATAATAAGATACCTGCTACATCTCGGAGATTCCAAATTTTTtgcattgtgagtagactaatgcgAGCTTATGGTGAATATGAAGTCCTTACAGGattaaggaaagtattagatagcttaaagtgtgtACCATAAGAtgttgaagtcatatgaatatgtgaaattaagttcgttgaaggaagtgaattGTAAGTcatgttcggaaaggttttcgctataattgagctaatattaaTTTGGTAATGTATTGAGGATCtactatagggcctattgtatggtcaATGAAGTGTCatataagttccaagaaggttcctcAGGGATTgaaggtcaaacgaatcaacgaaaataactttggaaaaaggtgagttatacgaccacttatacggactgtataactttatacgatccgtataagggtccgtataacagttaCAGTGAAGGGTCATCACTGATGATATTATAcaatcacttatacggaccgtataaagttacacggaccgtataagtgtccgtataaatctCGTCGGATAGCTAtattttgatgttataaatagatgacccaagttctatttttcatttccctacttctccacaactcttgagagctctagaatattccacacaccatatcaacacaaatccaagagaaatcaaagatcaagaggcaagaatcaaggtaTCCATGTAATGGAAGACTtactagggttagtagacttcatgaatttcttgggtattgaggctagggttttcatacaagttgataaattgctccaaagctcattcttatgagataaaaggttagttttcatgcttattttatgttattaagaatgcttagttgttgaataacttgggtgagaGAAGAAAGCAGAAAATAAGGTCCAAATGtggatttcatgatgtttgTGGGTAGTAAAccaacttgagttatgattattagtatgctatggatataatcttgctatgaagggtattaatgagtatgaggaagtgttgtataaaaTTGTGCAAAGGGTGGATGTGAAGTTATTGATGTAAGTTGAATATCAGAATGAACTTTGAGACTTAATTGAATATAACTACGTGAATATGATAtggtggatgttattatggttgtttgggagttgttttccgatatggtggaagttgatgaaataggggaaatgctgcccaatttttattaGTTCATAAGTTACTCTAGTTTGAATTCAAGAGTGTCCttaagacttaaccatggtatgaatccttttaaatgtagatttctcaagccttGGCGGTGAACGCTAGATAGTTGAGAAGAcagaggtatgtgaggctaacccttctttcttaaggcataatcCCATCGTtgtataccttcatgtgaatttcataatgtcttccaagatgacttcattcctagaatcaccaAGGCTTACGATTCTTAATATTCTCACGATATTATTGTTgtcatcctatgatagttgatcttctaaggaagggTATAACGAAAATgacgatgacgatgatgatgttgatgatacttatgtactcctatgtatatacatataaatatctaggtatgactattaagaataCTGAActtacatggccgggtatgatatctgtCGCGcacgcaccactgcagttgggtacgaataaccctgagccttggtagggccaggtatgtataacaccgagccttgttatggttgggtacgtaagacaccgaacctctatggtcgggtatgataccactatatgtataaatgtatgaaatggaaggttcccattagaaaaagggtaagtaaatatgatgaacgtcgctagaggtataaatggctatATCATCCTATGACTATTCTTTCTTATGTTATTGTTCATACTTCTATTATGTTActgattatgccttacatactcagtacattatccgtactgacgtccttttgtttgtgaacgctgcgtcatgcccgcaggtggatagagagatagacttgatcctttgGCTGCCTATCCAGTGGTTGGTTAGAGGAGCTATATTTGATCCGGAGTCGTAGCTgttggtactactcttttgtgtatatatatatatgggcatggcggggccctgtcccgtccttacgatgatgtttcatactcttcttagaggttCGTAGACAGTCATGTCTAGTAGATGGtttttgccttgtcggctcatatttttggtctattattttgttagcctcatcggcttgtgcatatgtatatgggggtagttgttgatgttggtatataaaaagtgttttagccgttggaaatgttattattgaggcatagagtttgttaataagccatgtggctcacctagatatgaatatgaaGGTGCGAAGAGAGGTGCCcaggtgggttagctccgggtgcccgtcatcgccttccggttgggtcgtgagaaatgtgatatcagagcagttccatcctaggatgtgtctacgagccgtgtcttgtagagtcttgtttatgggtgtgttgtgcgccacacttataaacaggatgctgcgggcattttaggaatgaatgaccatatttcttcataagatcgtgcgatagagccatgatataatgatttcttttcctttaactGTGTGTTAtatatttcagaaatgcctgtaacaagaaaagctacggcagcctaaaagggcaagacagtggcagaaaagcgggttGAAAGAGTACCACCAATGGTTATAGAGGAAGGTGAGTCCCAAAATGAGgttcaatctcagtcctctcactagttgcctatttctgaggagcatgagggagtctcaacccagctccagcacccccagctcctccaccagagGTTTCGGGCCTAGAGATGAAATAGGCCATTTAATTgttgactcaattggttgccgctcaggcctAGTGGCAAGGtatgggtcatggtgatagggcggttagtgcaagtgattttattagcttgaaccctctggaattctttgggtcaaagctagatgaggaccctcaaaactttattgatggaatgttgaggacagttcggttaatgcatgcttccgacgttgaatcggtggagttagcatcgtaTAGATttgcgggatgttgcggttcactGGTATACGATTTGGTTGTCTTCtaggggagtcaatgcacctcccccggtatggcaagaatttgttgatacTTTCCTTCGACATTACTTGTCCCTAGAAGTTCGGCCGACTAGAGCCGACAAgg
The Lycium ferocissimum isolate CSIRO_LF1 unplaced genomic scaffold, AGI_CSIRO_Lferr_CH_V1 ctg4612, whole genome shotgun sequence DNA segment above includes these coding regions:
- the LOC132044468 gene encoding homeobox protein knotted-1-like 3 → MSDDEDEQVESDANLFDGSLDGHDSMGFGLPTESERSLMERVRQELKHELKQGYKEKLVDIREEILRKRRAGKLPGDTTSVLKAWWQSHSKWPYPTRKTRLSWYKRQAFS